A region of Streptomyces sp. R44 DNA encodes the following proteins:
- a CDS encoding DNA-directed RNA polymerase subunit beta' — MLDVNFFDELRIGLATADDIRQWSHGEVKKPETINYRTLKPEKDGLFCEKIFGPTRDWECYCGKYKRVRFKGIICERCGVEVTRAKVRRERMGHIELAAPVTHIWYFKGVPSRLGYLLDLAPKDLEKVIYFAAYMITYVDDERRTRDLPSLEAHVSVERQQIENRRDSDLEARAKKLENDLAELEAEGAKADVRRKVREGAEREMKQLRDRAQREIDRLDEVWSRFKNLKVQDLEGDELLYRELRDRFGTYFDGSMGAAALQKRLESFDLEEEAERLREIIRTGKGQKKTRALKRLKVVSAFLQTANSPKGMVLDCVPVIPPDLRPMVQLDGGRFATSDLNDLYRRVINRNNRLKRLLDLGAPEIIVNNEKRMLQEAVDALFDNGRRGRPVTGPGNRPLKSLSDMLKGKQGRFRQNLLGKRVDYSARSVIVVGPQLKLHQCGLPKAMALELFKPFVMKRLVDLNHAQNIKSAKRMVERGRTVVYDVLEEVIAEHPVLLNRAPTLHRLGIQAFEPQLVEGKAIQIHPLVCTAFNADFDGDQMAVHLPLSAEAQAEARILMLSSNNILKPADGRPVTMPTQDMVLGLFFLTTDGELRDTKGEGRAFGSTAEAIMAFDAGELALQSEIEIRFPVGTVAPRGWVPPVAEEGEPEWQQGDTFRLRTTLGRALFNELLPEDYPFVDYSVGKKQLSEIVNDLAERYPKVIVAATLDNLKAAGFYWATRSGVTVAISDVVVPEAKKEIVKGYEAQDEKVQKQYERGLITKEERTQELIAIWTKATNEVAEAMNANFPRTNPIFMMVDSGARGNMMQMRQIAGMRGLVSNAKNETIPRPIKASFREGLTVLEYFISTHGARKGLADTALRTADSGYLTRRLVDVSQDVIIREEDCGTERGLKLRIAAKDEAGVLRKTDDVETSVYARMLAEDVVVDGKVIAPANVDLGDVLIDALVNAGVEEVKTRSVLTCESAVGTCAFCYGRSLATGKLVDIGEAVGIIAAQSIGEPGTQLTMRTFHTGGVAGDDITQGLPRVVELFEARQPKGVAPISEAAGRVRIEETEKTKKIVVTPDDGTDETAFPISKRARLLVGEGDHVEVGQKLTVGATNPHDVLRILGQRAVQVHLVGEVQKVYNSQGVSIHDKHIEIIIRQMLRRVTIIESGDAELLPGELVERSKFETENRRVVTEGGHPASGRPQLMGITKASLATESWLSAASFQETTRVLTDAAINAKSDSLIGLKENVIIGKLIPAGTGLSRYRNIRVEPTEEAKAAMYSAVGYDDIDYSPFGSGSGQAVPLEDYDYGPYNQ, encoded by the coding sequence GTGCTCGACGTCAACTTCTTCGACGAGCTCCGGATCGGTCTGGCCACCGCTGACGACATCCGTCAGTGGAGCCACGGCGAGGTCAAGAAGCCGGAGACCATCAACTACCGCACGCTCAAGCCCGAGAAGGACGGACTCTTCTGCGAGAAGATCTTCGGTCCGACCCGGGACTGGGAGTGCTACTGCGGCAAGTACAAGCGCGTCCGCTTCAAGGGCATCATCTGTGAGCGGTGTGGCGTCGAGGTCACCCGCGCCAAGGTGCGCCGTGAGCGGATGGGCCACATCGAGCTCGCCGCTCCCGTCACCCACATCTGGTACTTCAAGGGCGTTCCGTCGCGTCTTGGCTACCTGCTCGACCTCGCCCCGAAGGACCTGGAGAAGGTCATCTACTTCGCGGCGTACATGATCACGTACGTCGACGACGAGCGCCGTACGCGTGACCTGCCCTCGCTGGAGGCGCACGTCTCCGTCGAGCGTCAGCAGATCGAGAACCGTCGCGACTCCGACCTGGAGGCCCGCGCCAAGAAGCTCGAGAACGACCTCGCCGAGCTGGAGGCCGAGGGCGCCAAGGCCGACGTGCGCCGCAAGGTGCGCGAGGGTGCCGAGCGCGAGATGAAGCAGCTGCGCGACCGTGCGCAGCGCGAGATCGACCGTCTGGACGAGGTCTGGTCGCGCTTCAAGAACCTCAAGGTCCAGGACCTGGAGGGCGACGAGCTCCTCTACCGCGAGCTGCGTGACCGCTTCGGCACGTACTTCGACGGTTCGATGGGTGCCGCGGCGCTGCAGAAGCGCCTGGAGTCCTTCGACCTGGAGGAGGAGGCCGAGCGCCTCCGCGAGATCATCCGTACCGGCAAGGGCCAGAAGAAGACCCGTGCGCTCAAGCGCCTCAAGGTCGTCTCCGCGTTCCTGCAGACCGCGAACAGCCCCAAGGGCATGGTTCTCGACTGCGTGCCGGTCATCCCGCCGGACCTGCGTCCGATGGTGCAGCTGGACGGTGGCCGCTTCGCGACCTCCGACCTGAACGACCTGTACCGCCGTGTGATCAACCGCAACAACCGCCTGAAGCGGCTTCTCGACCTCGGCGCGCCCGAGATCATCGTGAACAACGAGAAGCGCATGCTCCAGGAGGCGGTCGACGCCCTCTTCGACAACGGCCGTCGTGGTCGCCCGGTGACGGGCCCCGGCAACCGTCCGCTGAAGTCCCTCAGCGACATGCTGAAGGGTAAGCAGGGTCGATTCCGTCAGAACCTGCTCGGCAAGCGTGTCGACTACTCGGCGCGTTCCGTCATCGTCGTCGGCCCGCAGCTCAAGCTGCACCAGTGCGGTCTGCCGAAGGCCATGGCGCTCGAGCTCTTCAAGCCGTTCGTGATGAAGCGCCTGGTCGACCTGAACCACGCGCAGAACATCAAGTCGGCCAAGCGGATGGTCGAGCGCGGCCGCACGGTCGTGTACGACGTCCTCGAAGAGGTCATCGCCGAGCACCCGGTTCTGCTGAACCGTGCGCCCACGCTGCACCGCCTCGGCATCCAGGCCTTCGAGCCGCAGCTGGTCGAGGGCAAGGCCATCCAGATCCACCCGCTCGTCTGCACCGCGTTCAACGCGGACTTCGACGGTGACCAGATGGCCGTCCACCTGCCGCTCTCCGCGGAGGCGCAGGCCGAGGCCCGCATCCTGATGCTGTCCTCGAACAACATCCTGAAGCCCGCCGACGGCCGTCCGGTGACGATGCCGACCCAGGACATGGTCCTCGGTCTGTTCTTCCTCACCACCGACGGTGAGCTCCGTGACACCAAGGGCGAGGGTCGCGCGTTCGGCTCCACGGCCGAGGCGATCATGGCGTTCGACGCCGGCGAGCTCGCGCTCCAGTCGGAGATCGAGATCCGCTTCCCCGTCGGCACCGTCGCTCCGCGTGGCTGGGTTCCCCCGGTCGCCGAGGAGGGCGAGCCGGAGTGGCAGCAGGGTGACACGTTCCGTCTGCGGACGACCCTGGGCCGTGCGCTCTTCAACGAGCTGCTGCCCGAGGACTACCCGTTCGTCGACTACTCCGTCGGCAAGAAGCAGCTCTCCGAGATCGTCAACGACCTCGCCGAGCGCTACCCCAAGGTCATCGTGGCGGCGACGCTCGACAACCTGAAGGCGGCGGGCTTCTACTGGGCGACCCGTTCCGGTGTCACCGTGGCCATCTCCGACGTCGTCGTTCCCGAGGCGAAGAAGGAGATCGTCAAGGGCTACGAGGCGCAGGACGAGAAGGTCCAGAAGCAGTACGAGCGCGGTCTGATCACCAAGGAAGAGCGCACGCAGGAGCTCATCGCGATCTGGACCAAGGCGACCAACGAGGTCGCCGAGGCGATGAACGCGAACTTCCCGCGGACGAACCCCATCTTCATGATGGTTGACTCGGGTGCCCGAGGAAACATGATGCAGATGCGTCAGATCGCCGGTATGCGTGGTCTGGTGTCCAACGCCAAGAACGAGACGATCCCGCGTCCCATCAAGGCGTCGTTCCGCGAGGGCCTCACCGTCCTCGAGTACTTCATCTCCACGCACGGTGCCCGTAAGGGTCTCGCCGACACCGCCCTGCGTACCGCCGACTCGGGTTACCTGACCCGTCGTCTGGTGGACGTCTCGCAGGACGTCATCATCCGCGAGGAGGACTGTGGCACCGAGCGCGGTCTGAAGCTGCGGATCGCGGCCAAGGACGAGGCCGGTGTCCTGCGGAAGACGGACGACGTCGAGACCTCCGTGTACGCGCGGATGCTCGCCGAGGACGTCGTCGTCGACGGCAAGGTCATCGCGCCGGCCAACGTCGACCTGGGTGACGTGCTCATCGACGCCCTGGTCAACGCGGGCGTCGAGGAGGTCAAGACCCGTTCGGTCCTGACCTGTGAGTCCGCCGTCGGTACCTGTGCGTTCTGCTACGGCCGTTCGCTCGCCACCGGCAAGCTGGTCGACATCGGTGAGGCGGTCGGCATCATCGCCGCCCAGTCCATCGGTGAGCCCGGTACCCAGCTGACGATGCGTACCTTCCACACCGGTGGTGTGGCCGGTGACGACATCACCCAGGGTCTGCCCCGTGTCGTCGAGCTCTTCGAGGCGCGGCAGCCGAAGGGTGTCGCCCCGATCTCCGAGGCGGCCGGTCGCGTCCGCATCGAGGAGACCGAGAAGACCAAGAAGATCGTCGTCACCCCGGACGACGGCACCGACGAGACGGCGTTCCCGATCTCGAAGCGTGCCCGTCTGCTCGTGGGCGAGGGCGACCACGTCGAGGTGGGCCAGAAGCTCACCGTGGGTGCCACCAACCCGCACGACGTGCTCCGGATCCTCGGTCAGCGCGCGGTCCAGGTCCACCTGGTCGGCGAAGTCCAGAAGGTCTACAACTCGCAGGGCGTGTCGATCCACGACAAGCACATCGAGATCATCATCCGGCAGATGCTGCGCCGCGTGACGATCATCGAGTCCGGCGACGCGGAGCTCCTGCCGGGCGAGCTGGTCGAGCGGTCGAAGTTCGAGACCGAGAACCGTCGTGTGGTCACCGAGGGCGGTCACCCCGCCTCCGGCCGTCCGCAGCTGATGGGTATCACCAAGGCCTCGCTGGCGACGGAGTCCTGGCTGTCGGCCGCCTCCTTCCAGGAGACGACCCGAGTCCTGACGGATGCGGCGATCAACGCCAAGTCCGACAGCCTCATCGGCCTCAAGGAGAACGTCATCATCGGTAAGCTCATCCCGGCAGGTACGGGTCTGTCCCGCTACCGCAACATCCGGGTGGAGCCGACCGAGGAGGCCAAGGCCGCGATGTACTCGGCCGTCGGCTACGACGACATCGACTACTCGCCGTTCGGCTCGGGCTCCGGCCAGGCCGTTCCGCTGGAGGACTACGACTACGGTCCGTACAACCAGTAA
- a CDS encoding peptidoglycan-binding protein has translation MATPLTADRLVAALRAEGVNVVEHPGWRTHNRNHVGAWGPVTGVVIHHTVSAGTANTVEMCFNGYEGLPGPLCHGVIAKDGSVHLVANGRANHAGGGDPSVLQAVISETYGDRPPAPRQHQGSAGAVDGNSRFYGFECVNLGNGTDPWPPAQLDAIERVSAALCRAHGWGARSVIGHKEWSDWKDDPRGFAMPTMRDRIQARLNKAPARPAPDAGKPAAPRLQPFPGTSFFRTETSSPIITAMGRRLVAEGCSAYTVGPSPRWGEADRLSYAKWQHKLGFRGSDADGIPGAASWNALKVPYTK, from the coding sequence ATGGCCACTCCCCTCACCGCGGACCGGCTCGTCGCCGCGCTCCGCGCCGAAGGCGTCAACGTCGTCGAACACCCCGGCTGGCGCACCCACAACCGCAACCACGTCGGCGCCTGGGGCCCGGTCACCGGCGTGGTCATCCACCACACCGTCTCCGCCGGCACCGCCAACACCGTCGAGATGTGCTTCAACGGCTACGAAGGGCTGCCGGGCCCGCTCTGCCACGGCGTCATCGCCAAGGACGGCAGCGTCCACCTCGTCGCCAACGGCCGCGCCAACCACGCCGGCGGCGGCGACCCGTCCGTCCTCCAGGCCGTGATCAGCGAGACGTACGGCGACCGGCCGCCCGCCCCGCGCCAGCACCAGGGCAGCGCCGGCGCCGTCGACGGCAACTCCCGCTTCTACGGCTTCGAGTGCGTCAACCTCGGCAACGGCACCGACCCCTGGCCGCCCGCCCAGCTCGACGCCATCGAACGGGTCTCCGCCGCCCTGTGCCGGGCCCACGGCTGGGGCGCCCGCTCCGTCATCGGCCACAAGGAGTGGTCGGACTGGAAGGACGACCCCCGGGGCTTCGCCATGCCGACGATGCGCGACCGGATCCAGGCCCGGCTGAACAAGGCCCCCGCCAGGCCCGCCCCCGACGCCGGCAAGCCGGCCGCCCCCCGCCTCCAGCCCTTCCCGGGCACCTCGTTCTTCCGCACGGAGACGAGCTCCCCGATCATCACCGCCATGGGCCGCCGCCTCGTCGCGGAAGGCTGCTCCGCCTACACCGTCGGCCCCAGCCCCCGCTGGGGCGAGGCCGACCGGCTCAGCTACGCGAAGTGGCAGCACAAGCTCGGCTTCCGCGGCTCCGACGCCGACGGCATCCCGGGCGCCGCCTCATGGAACGCGCTGAAAGTCCCGTACACGAAGTGA
- a CDS encoding ATP-binding protein, whose translation MNIDPTQPWGVAIDYAGRAVVTEDGHTLTVRVYDNTMGYTLQRDPVTGQYPSVYITAEVTEKGTGDATLRGSGLIVVDARDGVPAVPDQTAVQRAVAAALADFETRRAASAALCAAWAPTAPAPTP comes from the coding sequence ATGAACATCGACCCCACCCAGCCCTGGGGCGTCGCCATCGACTACGCGGGCCGCGCCGTCGTCACCGAGGACGGCCACACCCTCACCGTACGCGTGTACGACAACACCATGGGCTACACCCTGCAGCGCGACCCGGTCACAGGGCAGTACCCGTCGGTGTACATCACCGCCGAGGTCACCGAGAAGGGCACCGGCGACGCCACCCTGCGCGGCTCCGGCCTGATCGTCGTCGACGCCCGGGACGGCGTCCCGGCCGTCCCCGACCAGACCGCCGTCCAGCGCGCGGTCGCCGCCGCGCTCGCCGACTTCGAGACCCGCCGGGCCGCCAGCGCCGCACTGTGCGCCGCCTGGGCCCCGACCGCCCCGGCCCCCACCCCGTAA
- a CDS encoding phage tail protein, translating into MAETTTTYAGNNLTADLAPGSLITQDGQIQWAGLLIGPGTPFNVDRSGLQGWEDLPEYDSSDADRPTSHGAWPGSRYAKPRKISGTIVLMPEYSAAAEAIRALRQSLALLDEERWLTVRLHGELLAVRARIAQRVVPADQGFATQGSSRMSIQWLASDPRRYGVNEESTSTTAPQPESGLTWPPEGLQWPLSWGQATSTGDAVAENTGSAAAHPLITFRGPCSMPTVTERVSKRRLRYAIDLAAGDELVVDTANGTVMLNGTASRRHTAMADSSPEELFVLEPGRTELAFRPDGATPEAVMTVRWRSAEW; encoded by the coding sequence ATGGCCGAGACCACCACCACATACGCCGGAAACAACCTCACCGCCGACCTCGCGCCCGGCTCACTGATCACCCAGGACGGGCAGATCCAGTGGGCCGGGCTTCTCATCGGCCCCGGTACGCCCTTCAACGTCGACCGCTCCGGACTCCAGGGCTGGGAGGACCTGCCCGAGTACGACTCCTCCGACGCCGACCGGCCCACCTCGCACGGCGCCTGGCCCGGCTCCCGCTACGCCAAGCCCCGCAAGATCAGCGGCACGATCGTGCTGATGCCGGAGTACTCCGCCGCCGCCGAGGCCATCCGCGCCCTGCGCCAGTCGCTCGCCCTGCTCGACGAGGAGCGCTGGCTCACCGTCCGGCTGCACGGCGAACTCCTCGCCGTACGCGCCCGGATCGCCCAGCGCGTGGTCCCCGCCGACCAGGGCTTCGCCACCCAGGGCAGCTCCAGGATGTCGATCCAGTGGCTGGCCTCCGACCCGCGCCGCTACGGCGTCAACGAGGAGTCCACGAGCACCACGGCCCCGCAGCCCGAGTCCGGTCTGACCTGGCCGCCGGAGGGGCTGCAGTGGCCGCTCTCCTGGGGCCAGGCCACCTCCACCGGCGACGCCGTCGCCGAGAACACCGGCTCCGCCGCCGCCCACCCGCTGATCACCTTCCGCGGCCCCTGCTCCATGCCGACCGTCACCGAGCGGGTCAGCAAGCGCCGGCTGCGCTACGCGATCGACCTGGCCGCCGGCGACGAGCTCGTCGTCGACACCGCCAACGGCACCGTGATGCTCAACGGCACCGCGTCCCGGCGCCACACCGCCATGGCGGACTCCAGCCCGGAGGAGCTCTTCGTGCTCGAACCGGGCCGTACGGAGCTGGCGTTCCGGCCCGACGGTGCGACGCCCGAGGCCGTGATGACGGTCCGCTGGCGCAGCGCCGAATGGTGA
- a CDS encoding tape-measure protein: MSAVAVRMPAFRSVTPAMTSLRQGAQAAGGTLKRLKQDVQSAAGGVARFASDLKTAGGSVRTLGSTASGAATSVGRFQRSKAAAGIQKLGVAAGKVRTAAGKFGPAVGAVLAILVPLLPITDTITKLMDTYGTVMTIASVAMTGVNLAMRSNPLGFILGILMPVISWLIEYAVNSETGQKIIKQVMQQALKGFQSVWTFLQPVIKLIGQAVGTYFKAYLTLFKTALKLIGSGISGISRVGSSVTSASNALRGIASRTIGGIKGAIHPFLSFFTDKIPGFFRHAKDAVGKALHGMGELIKGALTAVLGVVKGPINGLIAFANWIIDGLNKLSFDFLGKHFGVDIDKIPMLAEGGVVFPGADSAPRIDPLTVLEQRRVPALTEAPRRPHRIAEFHEDPGAGPRSTAEDLLFLLAAHH, translated from the coding sequence ATGAGTGCCGTCGCCGTCCGCATGCCGGCGTTCAGGAGCGTGACGCCGGCGATGACCTCCCTGCGCCAGGGCGCCCAGGCGGCCGGCGGCACGCTCAAGCGACTCAAGCAGGACGTCCAGTCGGCGGCCGGCGGCGTCGCCAGGTTCGCCTCCGACCTGAAGACGGCCGGGGGCTCCGTACGCACCCTCGGGAGCACCGCGTCCGGCGCGGCGACCTCCGTCGGCCGGTTCCAGCGGTCGAAGGCGGCCGCCGGCATCCAGAAGCTCGGCGTCGCGGCCGGCAAGGTCCGTACCGCCGCGGGGAAGTTCGGTCCCGCGGTCGGTGCCGTCCTGGCGATCCTGGTGCCGCTGCTGCCCATCACCGACACCATCACCAAGCTCATGGACACCTACGGCACGGTCATGACCATCGCCTCGGTCGCCATGACCGGTGTCAACCTCGCCATGCGCAGCAACCCGCTCGGCTTCATCCTCGGCATCCTCATGCCGGTCATCTCCTGGCTCATCGAGTACGCGGTGAACAGCGAGACCGGCCAGAAGATCATCAAGCAGGTGATGCAGCAGGCGCTGAAGGGCTTCCAGTCCGTCTGGACGTTCCTCCAGCCGGTCATCAAGCTCATCGGCCAGGCCGTCGGGACCTACTTCAAGGCCTACCTCACCCTGTTCAAGACGGCGCTGAAGCTCATCGGTTCCGGCATCAGCGGCATCTCCCGCGTCGGTTCCTCCGTCACCTCCGCCAGCAACGCCCTGCGCGGCATCGCCTCGCGCACCATCGGCGGCATCAAGGGCGCGATCCACCCGTTCCTGTCCTTCTTCACCGACAAGATCCCGGGCTTCTTCCGGCACGCCAAGGACGCGGTCGGCAAGGCCCTGCACGGCATGGGCGAGCTGATCAAGGGCGCCCTGACCGCCGTGCTCGGCGTCGTCAAGGGCCCGATCAACGGGCTCATCGCCTTCGCCAACTGGATCATCGACGGGCTCAACAAGCTGAGCTTCGACTTCCTCGGCAAGCACTTCGGCGTCGACATCGACAAGATCCCGATGCTCGCCGAGGGCGGTGTCGTCTTCCCCGGTGCCGACAGCGCGCCGCGCATCGACCCGCTCACCGTCCTCGAACAGCGGCGCGTCCCGGCCCTCACCGAGGCTCCCCGGCGGCCCCACCGCATCGCGGAGTTCCACGAGGATCCGGGCGCCGGCCCGCGGTCGACCGCCGAGGACCTGCTCTTCCTCCTCGCCGCCCATCACTGA
- a CDS encoding phage tail protein — protein sequence MSLISNLKNASTALGNLKTQASGAGTSVKKVGDAGKSASGQLKTLKTNAQGSNTQLKNLKTASDQAEKSMAKAGTTAESAGKKMGKYESGAGKAAKGQDKLNKSMKGNFLARLIELFMPLIEKIVEMAMQSKTMQKILKKAFDGIKTVISAVMKAVGPIMKKAGDLIKTVWNGIKKAISTVVKAVATVIKTYVNIWKTVITTVMKAIKTVVGAVWNGIKAVITPVVNWIKSAIPNAFTAVKDKMSSIWNGLKDIASRAFEGIKSGVSGPVNAVISLINRMINAVNGVKVSVPGWVPIVGGKTFGVHIPTIPMLATGGVVMPRSGGVPAILAEAGEAEAVLPLSKLDRLLAMTARRARMTAQLQGGNGGGAGLHIEHYHAARNSDPQSTADALMYLAKARG from the coding sequence ATGTCTCTCATCAGCAACCTGAAGAACGCGTCCACCGCCCTCGGCAACCTCAAGACCCAGGCCTCCGGCGCCGGCACCTCGGTCAAGAAGGTAGGCGACGCCGGGAAGTCCGCATCCGGTCAGCTCAAGACCCTCAAGACCAACGCCCAGGGTTCCAACACCCAGCTCAAGAACCTCAAGACGGCCTCGGACCAGGCCGAGAAGTCCATGGCGAAGGCCGGCACGACCGCCGAGTCCGCCGGCAAGAAGATGGGCAAGTACGAGTCCGGCGCGGGCAAGGCCGCCAAGGGCCAGGACAAGCTCAACAAGTCCATGAAGGGCAACTTCCTCGCCCGCCTGATCGAACTCTTCATGCCTCTCATCGAGAAGATCGTCGAGATGGCGATGCAGTCGAAGACGATGCAGAAGATCCTCAAGAAGGCCTTCGACGGCATCAAGACCGTCATCAGCGCGGTCATGAAGGCCGTCGGCCCGATCATGAAGAAAGCCGGCGACCTGATCAAGACGGTCTGGAACGGCATCAAGAAGGCCATCTCCACCGTCGTCAAGGCCGTCGCCACGGTCATCAAGACCTACGTCAACATCTGGAAGACGGTCATCACGACCGTCATGAAGGCGATCAAGACGGTCGTCGGCGCCGTCTGGAACGGCATCAAGGCCGTCATCACCCCGGTGGTCAACTGGATCAAGTCCGCGATCCCGAACGCCTTCACCGCCGTCAAGGACAAGATGTCCTCCATCTGGAACGGCCTCAAGGACATCGCGTCCCGGGCGTTCGAGGGCATCAAGAGCGGTGTGTCCGGCCCGGTCAACGCCGTCATCAGCCTGATCAACCGCATGATCAACGCGGTCAACGGGGTCAAGGTCAGCGTCCCCGGCTGGGTCCCGATCGTCGGCGGCAAGACCTTCGGCGTCCACATCCCGACCATCCCGATGCTCGCCACCGGTGGTGTCGTCATGCCCCGCAGCGGCGGTGTCCCGGCGATCCTCGCCGAGGCCGGCGAGGCCGAGGCCGTCCTGCCGCTGTCCAAGCTGGACCGGCTGCTCGCCATGACCGCCCGGCGCGCCCGGATGACGGCGCAGCTGCAGGGGGGCAACGGCGGCGGTGCCGGGCTGCACATCGAGCACTACCACGCGGCCCGTAACAGCGACCCGCAGTCCACGGCGGACGCGCTGATGTACCTGGCGAAGGCACGCGGATGA